A single genomic interval of Rhodothermia bacterium harbors:
- the speA gene encoding biosynthetic arginine decarboxylase, translating to METANVLPQTPLPSWNPHDAQSLYFVEAWGHPYFSVNENGHIGIKPVYKSNVCMDLFQLVEELRDKENLSFPVVIRFMDLLRSRVIELNEAFRAAIQEAGYKNVYQGVYPIKVNQMHEVVEEILEAGQPYNFGLECGSKSELIATLPYLERDGMLLICNGYKDATMLHLMLTFQKIGKKVLPVVEKFSEFRLILELADTLKIQPQFGIRVRLSSTGIGQWATSSGDQSKFGVTISELLDIIETLKERQQPESLKLVHFHLGSQISDIKFLKNAIKETARVYAKLHQQGMKGVEYMDVGGGLGVNYEAGTIDPLNGINYGFEEYVNCVVYGIMEVCDYEGVPHPIIVSESGRAITAHHSVLITEAIGATQRPELNPEFELYPTDHDVLKEMWRTLQALRATPTLRLNQLLEVYHDTLELRQQSDTLFTFGYLDLEQKAQTERLYWTICKEINDRVHAAKSEWLPQELDDLDDHLVDQYLCDFSLFQSMLDYWSIDQRFPIMPIHRLTEEPTRRATLVDLTCDSDGKIRNFICPDYDKHFLEVHPLHENEPYYLGFFLMGAYQDILGDTHNLFGRVNEVHVYADEEEPNDYFVEKVIPGATVEEMLATVQYFPNQLHKRMQMLLQDKVAQGLLRPKKAKELLDLYAGFFKDYSYFTSHKI from the coding sequence ATTGAAACCGCCAACGTTTTGCCACAAACGCCACTTCCGTCGTGGAACCCGCATGACGCACAGTCTTTGTATTTTGTAGAAGCATGGGGACATCCCTACTTTTCGGTAAACGAGAATGGGCATATTGGCATAAAACCTGTGTATAAGTCTAACGTTTGTATGGACTTATTCCAGCTTGTTGAAGAACTCCGAGACAAAGAAAACCTTTCTTTTCCGGTTGTCATTCGTTTTATGGACCTTTTACGATCTCGTGTAATCGAACTAAACGAGGCATTTCGGGCGGCGATCCAAGAAGCCGGCTACAAAAATGTGTACCAAGGGGTTTATCCCATTAAGGTGAACCAAATGCACGAAGTGGTCGAGGAAATATTGGAAGCAGGCCAGCCCTACAATTTTGGCCTGGAGTGTGGCTCCAAATCCGAATTGATTGCCACACTGCCGTATTTAGAACGGGATGGTATGCTCTTGATCTGTAATGGGTATAAAGACGCCACCATGCTCCACCTGATGTTAACCTTCCAGAAAATCGGGAAGAAGGTTTTACCCGTTGTAGAGAAATTCAGCGAGTTCCGCTTGATTCTCGAATTGGCGGATACGCTCAAGATTCAGCCCCAATTCGGTATTCGGGTCCGCCTTTCAAGTACGGGTATCGGGCAATGGGCAACCTCCAGCGGCGACCAATCCAAGTTTGGTGTTACCATTTCCGAACTCTTGGACATTATCGAGACCCTCAAAGAACGCCAACAACCCGAGTCTCTAAAATTGGTTCACTTCCACTTGGGGAGCCAAATTTCCGACATCAAATTTCTGAAAAACGCCATCAAAGAAACCGCCCGTGTCTATGCAAAACTTCACCAACAAGGAATGAAAGGGGTTGAATATATGGATGTAGGCGGTGGTTTGGGTGTTAATTACGAAGCCGGAACGATAGACCCCTTAAATGGCATCAACTATGGCTTTGAGGAATATGTAAACTGCGTGGTGTATGGCATTATGGAAGTTTGCGATTACGAAGGCGTGCCACACCCCATTATTGTTTCCGAAAGTGGCCGCGCCATCACAGCACACCATTCCGTGCTGATCACCGAGGCCATCGGAGCCACACAGCGCCCAGAACTGAATCCAGAATTTGAGTTATACCCCACCGACCATGATGTCTTGAAGGAAATGTGGCGGACGCTCCAAGCACTGCGGGCGACCCCAACACTCCGCTTAAACCAACTCTTGGAGGTGTACCACGATACCCTCGAACTTCGCCAACAGTCCGATACCTTGTTTACGTTTGGTTATTTGGATTTGGAACAAAAAGCCCAAACAGAACGCTTGTATTGGACTATATGCAAAGAAATAAATGACCGCGTTCACGCTGCAAAATCGGAATGGCTTCCGCAAGAATTAGACGATTTAGACGATCACTTGGTGGATCAATACCTATGCGATTTTTCTCTTTTCCAGTCTATGCTTGATTATTGGAGTATTGACCAGCGCTTCCCCATTATGCCCATTCACCGCTTGACTGAAGAGCCTACCCGCCGAGCTACGTTGGTGGATCTTACCTGTGACTCCGATGGGAAAATCCGCAATTTCATCTGTCCTGATTATGACAAACATTTTTTAGAAGTGCATCCGCTCCACGAAAACGAGCCTTATTATCTCGGTTTCTTTTTAATGGGTGCTTATCAAGACATTTTGGGCGATACCCATAACCTCTTTGGGCGGGTAAACGAGGTGCATGTTTATGCAGACGAAGAAGAACCCAACGATTATTTTGTGGAGAAGGTCATTCCGGGTGCAACCGTAGAAGAAATGTTGGCAACGGTTCAATACTTCCCCAATCAGCTCCATAAACGGATGCAAATGCTACTTCAAGACAAGGTGGCTCAAGGCTTGCTGCGCCCCAAAAAGGCAAAGGAACTTT
- the hemW gene encoding radical SAM family heme chaperone HemW has product MAALYFHIPFCAKRCIYCDFYFVTTNRLYEPFTEAILLEVEHHGRKYGKKEKIHTLYFGGGTPSLMPLKELSRILDATAKWFDVSKVQETTIEVNPDDLTLSYLQGLREIGFDRLSIGIQSFHEADLAFLGRAHNQAQAYDSLSLARKTGFENFSIDLIYGLPNQSLADWERNLETALAYKVPHISAYSLTVESGTVLNKKVLKGQIRPTEEGDMGSLFGFTSSYLTNRGYEHYEISNFSRPDFRSRHNQRYWTHENYIGFGPSAHSFWWDKPPSATVQRWENVRNLLQYQKLLLQEYTLPISASDWLAPEEVINEYVMLRLRTDDGIDLAHLEHHYGYDLLMEKLEEIAWLEAEDFIHPIKKHHLRLTLKGKMVCDAITQRLLKP; this is encoded by the coding sequence GTGGCCGCCTTATATTTTCACATCCCTTTTTGCGCCAAAAGGTGCATCTATTGTGACTTTTATTTTGTCACCACCAACCGTTTGTACGAACCTTTCACGGAAGCGATTTTGCTGGAGGTGGAACACCATGGACGGAAATATGGCAAAAAAGAAAAAATCCATACCCTTTATTTTGGCGGAGGTACACCTTCCCTGATGCCACTAAAGGAACTATCTCGCATTTTGGACGCCACCGCAAAATGGTTTGATGTTTCTAAGGTGCAAGAAACCACCATCGAAGTAAATCCGGATGACCTTACCTTATCTTATCTACAAGGATTGCGGGAAATTGGCTTCGACCGTTTGAGCATCGGCATTCAATCTTTCCATGAGGCAGATTTGGCCTTTTTAGGACGTGCGCATAACCAAGCACAAGCCTATGATAGCCTTTCATTGGCAAGAAAAACGGGTTTCGAGAACTTTTCTATTGACCTTATTTATGGGCTACCCAACCAGTCTCTCGCCGATTGGGAGCGTAACCTCGAAACGGCATTGGCCTATAAAGTTCCACACATTTCTGCATACAGCCTGACAGTTGAATCCGGAACCGTTCTGAACAAAAAAGTTCTTAAAGGTCAGATTAGGCCCACAGAGGAAGGAGACATGGGCAGCTTATTTGGCTTTACCTCAAGTTACCTGACCAACAGAGGCTACGAACACTATGAAATTTCAAACTTTTCCCGTCCAGATTTTCGTTCACGACACAACCAGCGGTACTGGACACATGAAAATTACATCGGATTTGGCCCTTCCGCACATTCCTTTTGGTGGGATAAGCCACCGAGCGCCACTGTACAACGATGGGAGAATGTGCGTAACCTGCTACAATACCAAAAACTATTGCTTCAGGAATACACTTTGCCCATCTCAGCGTCGGATTGGCTCGCTCCTGAAGAAGTCATCAACGAATATGTGATGTTACGCCTGCGGACGGATGATGGAATTGACCTTGCACACCTTGAACACCACTATGGCTACGATTTGTTGATGGAAAAATTAGAAGAAATCGCTTGGCTTGAGGCAGAAGACTTTATTCATCCCATAAAAAAACACCACCTTCGCCTTACCTTAAAAGGGAAAATGGTATGTGATGCCATTACCCAACGTTTGCTAAAACCTTAA
- a CDS encoding bile acid:sodium symporter family protein encodes MPPDADQIILNFSPTSLTFLNVILLFLMFGVALEIRISDFRNIIAFPRAVFVGLLNQYLVFPAFTFSLVWFWQPQPSLALGLMLVAACPGGNLSNYLTSFGKGNTALSVSMTAVSTVASMVATPALFAFWSSLYPPAKHLMREIHLDPFGMIGSIVLILGLPMAAGMWVGAKFPTFTAKIVQPIRKISLLIFVLFLGGALASNAINFFTIIGSIFLMVALHNGAALVLGYYFSKAAKLPEPDRRAMAIEIAIHNTGLGMALVFTFFNGLGGMAVVAGWWGIWDLIVGLSLATWWRYKSKQPLFGDLIDAKQTGG; translated from the coding sequence ATGCCGCCTGATGCCGATCAAATTATCTTAAACTTCTCGCCTACGTCCCTCACCTTCCTCAATGTGATCTTGCTTTTTTTGATGTTTGGCGTGGCCTTGGAAATCCGTATATCGGACTTTCGGAACATCATCGCTTTTCCGCGTGCTGTATTTGTAGGTTTACTGAATCAATACCTTGTTTTTCCTGCATTTACCTTTTCACTTGTCTGGTTTTGGCAGCCCCAGCCGAGCCTTGCTTTAGGCTTAATGCTTGTTGCGGCTTGCCCTGGAGGAAACCTTTCGAACTACCTTACAAGTTTTGGCAAGGGTAATACCGCCCTTTCCGTGAGCATGACAGCCGTTTCTACGGTGGCCTCCATGGTCGCAACTCCCGCGCTTTTTGCTTTTTGGAGTAGTTTGTATCCGCCTGCCAAGCACCTTATGCGCGAGATTCATTTAGATCCATTCGGGATGATCGGTTCCATTGTGCTGATCCTCGGCTTACCGATGGCCGCCGGAATGTGGGTGGGTGCAAAATTCCCCACTTTTACCGCAAAAATTGTGCAGCCGATTCGAAAAATCTCTCTACTGATCTTTGTCCTGTTTTTGGGCGGGGCCTTAGCATCCAATGCAATCAATTTCTTCACCATTATTGGCTCCATTTTTCTAATGGTTGCCTTGCATAATGGCGCAGCGCTCGTCTTAGGGTATTATTTTTCTAAAGCCGCCAAACTCCCAGAACCCGACCGTAGAGCAATGGCCATCGAGATTGCCATTCACAACACCGGACTTGGGATGGCGCTGGTTTTTACGTTTTTTAATGGTCTCGGTGGTATGGCTGTTGTGGCCGGCTGGTGGGGCATTTGGGATCTGATCGTGGGGCTATCCTTGGCGACTTGGTGGCGGTACAAAAGCAAACAACCACTATTTGGGGATTTAATAGACGCAAAACAAACTGGCGGATGA
- a CDS encoding DNA double-strand break repair nuclease NurA: MIDFNQIQAQLSAFGLYQSEALIRKSHQLEEAVRIWRAYSGTDSPPDFPEPKKKELIARPVSPVSDVVSPVPRPAVVTVAATDGSQVFPDHHIEPACYLVQISHIAFQYGTQERALMRAHAELRYRDQDAKEFGYSEDNIRADWVSAVRDVRELSALFQLSVGVQVSERPIVALSDGTLIRWMLSELKNEALQHAVLKHYRAVLDQFQEAAIPLASYISQPNTTEVRNLLARVGGVSLDALNDRHIFAHVLQAGERSALFASSSHVLREYGPAQQIVFFYLKVPERGVHTEVARVELPMWVAEHPAWVSLIHSVILDQAEKGNGYPIALSEAHEKAVIRQHEKDIFYRLLDKQLRKAGLGHLAMSRKQSAKNRPAV, from the coding sequence ATGATAGATTTTAACCAAATACAGGCGCAACTTTCGGCTTTTGGGCTTTACCAATCGGAGGCGCTAATTCGGAAGAGCCACCAACTCGAAGAGGCCGTTCGGATATGGAGGGCATACTCCGGTACCGATTCTCCGCCGGATTTTCCTGAGCCGAAGAAAAAGGAATTGATTGCACGTCCGGTTTCGCCTGTTTCAGATGTGGTTTCTCCCGTCCCGCGTCCGGCGGTAGTAACGGTGGCGGCTACGGATGGATCACAGGTTTTCCCCGATCATCACATCGAACCCGCGTGTTATTTGGTGCAGATCAGCCACATTGCGTTTCAATACGGGACGCAAGAGCGGGCTTTGATGCGTGCCCACGCCGAACTTCGCTATCGGGATCAAGATGCAAAAGAGTTTGGCTATTCGGAGGACAACATACGTGCGGATTGGGTTTCGGCGGTACGGGATGTGCGGGAACTTTCGGCATTGTTTCAACTTTCGGTTGGAGTTCAGGTTTCGGAACGCCCCATCGTGGCACTTTCGGATGGTACATTGATCCGTTGGATGCTCTCGGAACTTAAAAACGAGGCACTTCAACATGCTGTTTTGAAACACTACAGAGCCGTATTGGATCAGTTCCAAGAGGCGGCCATTCCGCTGGCCTCATACATCAGTCAGCCCAATACCACCGAAGTGCGTAACCTATTGGCACGGGTTGGAGGGGTTTCTTTGGACGCGCTTAATGACCGCCATATTTTTGCACATGTCTTGCAAGCAGGTGAACGCAGTGCCTTATTTGCCTCTTCATCTCATGTTCTCAGGGAGTATGGCCCAGCGCAACAAATCGTATTCTTCTATCTAAAGGTTCCTGAACGCGGTGTGCATACGGAAGTTGCAAGGGTGGAGCTTCCGATGTGGGTTGCTGAGCATCCGGCGTGGGTGTCTTTGATCCATTCGGTAATTTTAGACCAAGCCGAGAAGGGCAATGGCTACCCGATTGCTTTGTCGGAAGCGCATGAAAAAGCCGTTATTCGTCAACACGAAAAAGATATTTTTTATCGTTTGTTGGATAAACAACTCCGTAAAGCTGGATTAGGTCATTTGGCCATGTCTCGAAAACAATCTGCAAAAAACAGGCCTGCGGTATAA
- a CDS encoding insulinase family protein codes for MHAAFSFIETSGDIEQWVHNANDLQVLLYPDATAPVVTFMVTYRVGSRNEIPGNTGATHFLEHMMFKGTERFNKQAGTSIFNVLQRVGAMVNATTWMDRTNYFELLPKAHLPLAMEIESDRMRNARLSSEDVASEKTVILNEFDRGDNEPTQNLYHTVWSTAYMAHPYHHSTIGWRSDIEETTPEKLRVFYNTFYWPNNATLSIIGDIDREEALSLVDRYFGGIPKSVEKQPEVTIREPQQRGERRITVRKQAELGSVMLAYKNPEGLHPDNDALDMLAMALGSGKNSRLYRALTDQGLTVAAYAANSRHRDPGLFYLFGYQAMGVKHAKIEKTILSVIKEVQKKGITQEELDRARQKIKTSMAFDRDGSYSIASELNEAIAIGDWKFYTEYLDRIARVGISDVQRVAKMYLIEDLRTVGWHLPK; via the coding sequence ATGCACGCAGCTTTTTCATTTATCGAGACTTCCGGCGACATTGAGCAGTGGGTTCACAACGCAAACGATCTCCAAGTGTTGCTGTATCCAGATGCTACCGCGCCCGTGGTGACCTTCATGGTGACCTACCGCGTGGGGAGCCGTAACGAAATACCGGGAAATACCGGCGCTACCCACTTTTTGGAACACATGATGTTTAAGGGGACGGAACGCTTTAATAAACAAGCCGGTACGTCCATTTTTAATGTCCTACAACGAGTAGGTGCTATGGTAAATGCTACCACTTGGATGGATCGGACGAACTATTTTGAGTTACTCCCTAAGGCACACCTGCCCTTAGCAATGGAAATTGAATCGGATCGGATGCGCAATGCCCGTCTTAGTTCTGAAGATGTAGCCTCCGAAAAAACCGTGATTCTAAATGAATTTGATCGCGGTGATAACGAGCCAACCCAAAACCTCTATCACACGGTTTGGAGTACCGCTTATATGGCCCACCCTTATCACCACAGTACAATAGGTTGGCGCAGTGATATCGAAGAAACCACCCCGGAAAAACTTCGTGTTTTTTACAACACCTTTTATTGGCCAAACAATGCAACATTGTCCATTATTGGGGATATAGACCGTGAGGAAGCCCTTTCTTTGGTAGATCGTTACTTTGGAGGTATCCCAAAATCGGTAGAAAAACAGCCAGAAGTGACCATCCGCGAACCACAACAACGGGGTGAACGCCGGATAACCGTCCGTAAACAAGCCGAGTTAGGTTCGGTAATGCTGGCCTATAAAAATCCAGAAGGACTACATCCGGACAATGATGCTTTGGACATGCTCGCAATGGCATTAGGTTCGGGCAAAAACAGCCGCCTATATCGTGCCCTCACGGATCAGGGGCTAACCGTTGCCGCCTATGCCGCAAATTCACGCCACCGCGATCCGGGACTTTTTTACCTTTTTGGGTATCAGGCAATGGGTGTAAAACATGCTAAGATTGAAAAAACCATCCTGAGCGTCATAAAAGAAGTACAAAAAAAGGGCATTACACAAGAGGAACTGGATCGCGCCCGCCAAAAAATAAAAACCTCTATGGCATTCGATCGAGACGGGTCTTACAGCATCGCTTCGGAATTGAACGAGGCCATTGCCATCGGAGATTGGAAGTTTTATACCGAATATCTTGATCGCATCGCCCGTGTCGGAATCTCGGACGTCCAAAGGGTGGCTAAAATGTACCTTATTGAAGACCTACGAACCGTGGGTTGGCATTTACCCAAATAA
- a CDS encoding DUF192 domain-containing protein — MKYLFLLCLTLFTTACNPDKPTPDPLTKSEEPPFREDGRLWIMKSDSSQVVDLKIEIADSPEEQEMGLMNRTSLPENSGMLFIFSKDEPQQFWMANTLISLDLIFINADMKVVTVAKLAQPQSTTGIPSTAPAKYVLEVAGGQADHFGITEGMTVQFERNANQ; from the coding sequence ATGAAATATTTGTTTTTATTATGTTTAACACTTTTCACTACCGCCTGTAATCCAGACAAGCCAACCCCCGACCCACTTACCAAAAGTGAAGAACCTCCATTCCGTGAAGACGGTCGGTTGTGGATCATGAAGTCCGATTCGAGTCAAGTAGTGGATCTCAAAATCGAAATTGCGGACTCGCCCGAAGAACAGGAAATGGGGTTAATGAACCGTACATCCCTTCCAGAAAACAGTGGTATGTTGTTTATTTTCTCCAAAGACGAGCCGCAGCAGTTCTGGATGGCCAATACCTTGATTTCGTTAGATTTGATTTTCATTAATGCAGACATGAAGGTGGTAACGGTGGCGAAGTTGGCCCAACCGCAATCCACAACCGGTATCCCCTCTACCGCACCGGCCAAATACGTTTTAGAAGTTGCCGGAGGGCAAGCAGATCATTTTGGCATCACAGAAGGTATGACGGTTCAATTTGAGCGCAATGCGAACCAATAG